In Humulus lupulus chromosome 6, drHumLupu1.1, whole genome shotgun sequence, a single genomic region encodes these proteins:
- the LOC133783894 gene encoding auxin-responsive protein SAUR21-like, with the protein MAFGLPGFVHGKKAFRRSLSGIKEAASKSTTIPKGYFAVYVGEEKKKRYVVPLSYLNKTAFQELLSMAEEEFGYDHPMGGLTIPCREDVFIDITSQLK; encoded by the coding sequence ATGGCTTTTGGATTGCCTGGTTTTGTTCATGGTAAGAAGGCTTTTCGAAGATCACTTTCTGGCATTAAAGAAGCAGCTTCAAAGTCTACAACCATTCCAAAAGGCTACTTTGCTGTCTATGTTGGAGAGGAGAAAAAGAAGCGCTATGTAGTACCTCTTTCATACTTGAACAAGACTGCATTTCAAGAATTGTTAAGTATGGCAGAAGAAGAATTTGGATATGATCATCCAATGGGGGGACTCACAATTCCCTGCAGAGAAGATGTCTTCATTGACATAACTTCTCAATTGAAGTGA